The following proteins are encoded in a genomic region of Vibrio sinaloensis:
- a CDS encoding dCMP deaminase family protein has product MISKWAQRFYQMAELVGSWSKDPSTQVGAVITKQNRIVSVGFNGYPHGISDSAITDDREMKYLKTLHAEENAILFAKRDLDGCEIWVTHFPCPNCAAKIIQTGISAVHCPEQTEDFLSRWEDKIKVSQEMFLQAGVKVNWLPLADIKAQ; this is encoded by the coding sequence ATGATTTCTAAGTGGGCACAACGCTTTTACCAAATGGCAGAACTTGTTGGCTCGTGGAGTAAAGATCCTTCCACCCAAGTCGGTGCTGTCATCACTAAACAGAATCGGATTGTCTCAGTCGGTTTTAACGGCTATCCACATGGTATTTCCGACAGTGCGATTACTGACGACCGTGAAATGAAGTACCTAAAAACACTTCACGCTGAAGAAAACGCCATTCTGTTCGCTAAACGCGATCTCGATGGCTGCGAAATCTGGGTAACTCATTTTCCTTGTCCAAATTGCGCGGCCAAGATCATTCAAACCGGTATTTCAGCAGTGCACTGCCCGGAGCAGACCGAAGACTTTTTGTCACGTTGGGAAGACAAAATTAAAGTCAGCCAAGAGATGTTTCTCCAAGCGGGGGTAAAAGTAAACTGGCTGCCACTCGCCGACATCAAGGCCCAATAA